The nucleotide window TCTCTGTTCGGAGGAGGCCGGCTGGATCACGGGGCAGACAATTTACGCGGACGGGGGAATCTCGGCGGCATTGCCGCTGAAATAAAATTCCAAACTCCAAACTCCAAATTCCAAACAAACCGATTGAACCATGCCGGTTCTTGTTAAAATTTGCGGCATAACAAATCTTGGAGACGCGGTTGATGCCGTCGACTGCGGTGCGGATCTTCTCGGGTTCAATTTTTATGCCGGCTCTCCACGGCATGTGCCACCAGAGACAGTCAAAGAGATACTCAAAGAAATCCCCCCTTCCATATTAAAAGTCGGCATTTTCGTTAATACCGAAGCTCAAACAGTAATCGATATCGCCGTTGATCTGGAACTCGACTACTTGCAGTTCCATGGCGATGAATCACCTGATTATTGCAATGCCATGGGACGCCCTTGGTATAAAGCTTTCCGACTAAAAGACAAATTAGTATTTGGGGAGATGTCAAAATATCGGAGCGAATGGTTGATGGTCGACGCCTATGTGGAAAAAGCCTTTGGGGGAACGGGTGTTGTCACCAACTGGGATTTGGCACGACAGGCCAAACAATACGGAAAACTTTTTCTTTCCGGAGGCTTGAATCCGGAGAACATTGAATTGGCCATTGAATCGGTAAAACCATACGCCGTCGATGTAGCCGGCGGAGTGGAAGCATCTCCCGGAATAAAGGACCGATTTAAGATGGAAAAATTCATAACCAAAGCAAAACAATTCTCTTTTTGATTCTTTTTTCCCCTTTTGGAATTTGTTTGGAATTTGGAACTTGGAATTTGGAATTTTATCCGACAATAAACTCCCTCAATTTCCCTCCAACATCTTTTTCACGCATGAGAGCCTCTCCGATAAGAAACCCGGAAAACCCCGCCTTCATCAGTTTGACCAGATCGTCATGCGAGGTCAGCCCCGACTCGCTGATTACCGTTGTCTCTTCGGGAATTTTGGGACGAATTTTTAACGACGTGTCCAGCCGCGTCTCGAATGTGCGGAGATCCCGATTGTTGATGCCAATCAAGGGGGGCTTGAAACTTGAAACCCGGTGATCAACAGGATGGCATCGGCCCCGGCCCCCCGGGCCTCGTAGAGATGATATTCGTCGAGCGTGAAATCTTTCCGGAGACAGGGGAGGCCGACTTTTTGTTTGATGGAGGATAGAGTGTCCAGCGACCCCTTGAAAAAATTTTCATCCGTCAGGATGGAGAGCGCCCTGGCGCCGTTTTCCT belongs to Deltaproteobacteria bacterium and includes:
- a CDS encoding phosphoribosylanthranilate isomerase is translated as MPVLVKICGITNLGDAVDAVDCGADLLGFNFYAGSPRHVPPETVKEILKEIPPSILKVGIFVNTEAQTVIDIAVDLELDYLQFHGDESPDYCNAMGRPWYKAFRLKDKLVFGEMSKYRSEWLMVDAYVEKAFGGTGVVTNWDLARQAKQYGKLFLSGGLNPENIELAIESVKPYAVDVAGGVEASPGIKDRFKMEKFITKAKQFSF